The Spirosoma sp. SC4-14 DNA window AAGAGGAGGCTAATTTCATGCAACTCGCCTTCGGGCAGGAAAAGCAGATACTTCTTGCCATCGGGGCGTTGTTTGCTTACCTGCCCGTCAATGGCAACAATGATCTTCTGCCGAATCAGGTTGGAAATGAAGTGTTCCTGAGCCGGTCCAATCGAACCTGTTACCCAAAGTGTACCTATGCGGCTGAGAAACGGATAGATGATATTGATCATCGTATTCTCGAAACCAAATTGCAGAATATTGGTACTGATTATTTTTTCAAAACGTTCTTCATCCAGATCGATCATCGAAATCGTCAGCGCATGAATCTGATCGGGATAATTGAGTTGCCGATCAGAAATCTTGACGACCTCTCGATACATCTCCTCAATCGTCATCTTCGAGATCTCCGAAATCTTATATCCGTGATCTTTTAATAAAGATATGTTCAGGACTAATTTCAGATCCTGATCATTGTAGGTACGAATATTTGTGTCCGTCCGTTTGGGTGAGATAATATTATATCGCTGCTCCCAGATCCGCAGCGTATGGGCTTTAATGCCCGAAAGCTGTTCTAAATCTTTTATGGAGTAACTACTCATGGAATAAGAATATTTTATGTGAACAGTGTTAAGAAAAGACGTTTCCTGGCTTTATAAAACAGGATATGTTTTATAAAAAAGAAGGCCAGACGATAGCTGGTACCTCCCTCACGGATTCCCAAACCAATTTTCTTTTAAAAATGCTCCAGGCAAATAAATTTTTGCCAAACGGTTTTCCTTCGAAACAGGCTTTTTGTAAGATGATCACTTTTTATAGGAAAAGCTGTATTGCTGGCTTCGTCTGGAAATATACTACTAAAACGGCAAAACTGTAGTTTTGTTTAATGAATAACTATATAAACATAAACAAAATCTGACCAAGGAAGAAGATAAACTGCAAAGCAAGCAGCCATTTGGCTAATCTGTTTTCTTTTCGGAAGGGCAACCTGTACCATACTCCTAGTAATACAGCGGAGATTAGCCACCAGGCAACGTAATTTTGTAAAGGTGCTATGTGTTCCTGCCATGTCCAGAAATCGAGTTTTTCGGCAACGGGCTCAATACACATATCAAGAATAACCATGGTAGTTGATGCTAATCCAATTTTAGCTGGAACAGAAATTGGCAGGCGATCGAATACCGATCCGCAGCAGTAGGATAAAATAAGCCAGTTGATGCCAATAGCTGGTGGCACAGACCACAGCTTGCTACCGAGCCCTGTTCCATACGTGTACCACCCGAAAATTGTACCGGTCTGAACGCCAAGCACTTCAACAGCATAGCTGGTTAAGCTGGCAAATAGAATATAGAAGCCGAAAGCTGGTTGCCAGTCTGTATGATACAGTAGAAGTATGAGCAGCGATAGCGTTAGGATATACGGGGTAAGAGGTTTGAAATAAGTTGCTGAAAAGGGTAGTTGTAAACCAATAATACCTCCCAGATAGGCCAGTAATAAAACCGTTCGGATGGTTGAGTAATAGCGATCTGCAGTGGGAGCGTTTAACGGCATGAATCGACAACTTTCTGCTTTATAGAAAAGTTGATAATGAAAAAGCCCCTCGAACATTCGAGGGGCTTTTAGGAGGGTGAAAGACGGGGCTCGAACCCGCGACCTTCGGAACCACAATCCGACGCTCTAACCGACTGAGCTACATCCACCATTTTGAGAGTGCAAAGATAACAGACAATGATGAATTATAAATGATGAATACTATTTTTTTTCAACACAAACAGCTCCTCATTTATAATTCATCAGGTATCGGGTACGCTTAAGCTTGTTTACCTTGCTGATAGCGTTTTTCGGCAGCGTTCCAGTCTACAACATTGAAGTAAGCTGCAATGTAGTCGGGACGGCGGTTCTGGTATTTGAGGTAGTAAGCGTGTTCCCACACATCAAGGCCAATAATGGGGAACCCTTTTACATCGGCAATATCCATTAATGGATTGTCCTGATTTGGAGTCGACGTAACGGCCAGGCTACCGTCTTCTGTTACGATAAGCCATGCCCAGCCCGAGCCAAAGCGAGTGGTAGCCGCTTTGGTAAATTCGGTTTTAAAGGCATCGTAAGAGCCAAATTTTTCATTGATGGCATTGGCCAGGTCACCAGTTGGCTGGCCACCACCACTGCCCGAAATCGTATTCCAGAACAGGGTGTGGTTGTAGTGTCCGCCACCATTGTTGCGCACCGCTACTGGAGCCTGACTAACGGTTTTCAGTAAGTCTTCAATTGATTTATTTTCCAACTCTGTCCCCGCAATCGCATTGTTTAGGTTCGTAACGTAGGCATTGTGGTGCTTGTCATGGTGAATTTCCATGGTTTGCTTATCAATGTTTGGTTCGAGCGAATCGCTGGGGTAGGGTAGTGGGTCTAATACAAAAGCCATTGGACTAAAGAGTTAAAATGGAAGATCATTCGGATAAATTAACAAGGCTCTATCAGTTTATGTTCTTAACCGTCGAAAAAACTTCTGTAATAATTCCTGACTTTCGACGGCCAGAACACCGGTTTCGAGTTGGGTTTTAGGATGGAGTATCGGAGCACTAATTCGGCTATAACCACGTTTCGGGTCGGGGGCACCAATAACCAGGCGTCCTACCTGAGCCCAGAATAAGGCACCTGCGCACATAATACAGGGTTCCAGCGTAACATATAGCGTGCAATCGGTAAGGTATTTGGCCCCGAGGTATTGAGTGGCGGCCGTAATGGCCAGCAGTTCGGCATGAGCCGTTACATCAGTAAGCTGTTCGGTCTGATTGCGGCCTTTGGCAATAATCCGATTCCGGCATACAACCACAGCTCCGACCGGAATTTCACCGTCTTCGGCCGCTTCTTCGGCTAAGCTCAGTGCCATTTCCATAAAGTATTCGTCGGAAAACATTGATCGAATAACCAGAAGTTTGATAAAGGTATTGTGTTACTATTGCTTCAGTATTTTTCGGACCGATTGTCGATCGCCTACCTGAATGCGAAGTAAGTAAATACCGGCTGGCTGACCTGATAAATCGAGTTCGGTCTGGCGGGAACGGGTTGTGAACTCCCGTACGGATCGCCCACTTTGGTCAATTAAATGCAGTATAGCCGGGTTTTGCCCCAAAGATACGTCAATATTTACAGTTAGGGTAGAACCTGTTGGAACCGGATACACATTGATCTGTGGATCGAGTGAATGGTCTTCTATCCCTAAAGCGACTACCACCGATACAATTGCCTGGCCCGATACGGTTCCTGTACCACAGGAGTTGCTTATGCTGGTTAGCTGATAGGTTGTGGTTCGGGCCGGTCTGACTTCAACGGTTGCCGGGCTGGTGGCAGCAACGGCCGAAAAAGAACGAATACTGTCGGCATAGCTAATGGCCCAGGGACCGTCGCCCCCCAATGCAATGGTTAAATTGGCTGGCGTACCTTCGGCTATGGTTTGTGTACCCGTAAGCGTAGCTGATGGTTTCGATCGGATGGTCAAAACGGTTGGGCTATTGGTTCCTATCACGCCTACATCAGGATTTGAGCCTTTCACCCGCACATAATATTGCCCGCTGGCCAATGTGCCCGAGAGTGTTGCAGTTACCGGGCTCTGGGTGTTTCCCGATGAAATTTCATATTTTTTTGTTGTATCGCTCTGGCTAATCAATTCTGCCCGGAAGCTATTGCCGTTCGTAAAAGAACCCGTCGTTGTGAAAGGAACCTGGAATGATGAGCCAACGCATAGCGTGCTGGTAGCCAGCGAACTGGTTGTGATGGTAGGCACATTGACCGTAACTACGGCCGAAGCTGGATTGCCGGGTAATCCTACACCACAGCTATTGGTTACGCCCAATACCTGATAGGTTGTGTTGCCACGTGGTAATACCAGAATAGTTGTGTCGGTCGTATTAGTTACGGTGCCCGAATAACCGTCCGTAATTGTGTAATTAAAAGGCGGGTTACTCGTAAATGTTAAATGCAAAGGCGTTTTCAAGCCCAGATTAACATTAGCCGAGCCTGTTATTGCCAGAGTGGGAATTGCATTGACAATGACCTTAATCGTTGACCGGGAACTAGAGCAGCCATTGCTGATCTGATATACATAGTAGGCATCACCGCCGGGCTGTACGTTAACATTCAGGGTCGGTGGCGTTGGTGGAACCGTTGTATCCCGGCCGTAGGGGTCAATCCAGTGCAGCGTACTGCCGGGCTCGCCGGTAGCTTCGAGTGGAACTGACTTTTCGTCTATACAATAGGTTACCAAGGGTTTCGACACTGTTGGGGCAGGCGTAGTTTTCACCGTGACCTGAAGGGTTGCTTTATCGCTCTCGCAGTTGTCGATGGTTTGGGTTACCTGAAAAGAAAACACACCTGTTTGCGAAACCGATGGCGTTGGAGCACCCGAATAGCTATTGCCATCGGGGTTATACCACCGAAGATTTTGGCCATTGGCTGTTAAGGGTTGAATATTTTGAGCGGGCTGATCTTTCTGATCCTGGCAGTATGTTAGATTGCTAACGCCTGGTTGACCAGGAA harbors:
- a CDS encoding MerR family transcriptional regulator, with the protein product MSSYSIKDLEQLSGIKAHTLRIWEQRYNIISPKRTDTNIRTYNDQDLKLVLNISLLKDHGYKISEISKMTIEEMYREVVKISDRQLNYPDQIHALTISMIDLDEERFEKIISTNILQFGFENTMINIIYPFLSRIGTLWVTGSIGPAQEHFISNLIRQKIIVAIDGQVSKQRPDGKKYLLFLPEGELHEISLLFGNYIIRARYNKVIYLGQSLPFNELVFAYNIHKPDYIFTAMTSVPANHEVQPYVDRLVKSFPDAHLLLTGYQVVGQDITIPENATIINQIEDLIRIAST
- a CDS encoding nucleoside deaminase; the protein is MFSDEYFMEMALSLAEEAAEDGEIPVGAVVVCRNRIIAKGRNQTEQLTDVTAHAELLAITAATQYLGAKYLTDCTLYVTLEPCIMCAGALFWAQVGRLVIGAPDPKRGYSRISAPILHPKTQLETGVLAVESQELLQKFFRRLRT
- a CDS encoding T9SS type A sorting domain-containing protein — its product is MAQTITVNALSSSAVCSSTGGSLFVPFSTIGIYGKGNVFTAQLSDANGVFSGTTLTIGTLTASPLIAYTGSITATIPKTLAASNNYKIRIIASTPSVTSANTQPLSIDQPPLPTIPASPTYCQGNTAQALSAKASAGGTLNWYGTNPSSTPTATAPTPSTAKAGIIAYYVSQTLNGCESNQAVIQVVVNAIPGPPTVSNKSYCQGEVATPLSAMAISGATLNWYASPVAVTPLASAPTPSTTKAGTIAYYVSQSLNGCESTRVSVLVIVSAPPSAPKVTNPSPYCQGVTAQALTATPDNSGTLKWWGTSPSGGSYSTTPTVPSTNASANYYVSQVINGCESDRAVIAVTVKPQPNAPGTSPLEFCQNSSVPTLTASFATSATPNWYGTNATGGTASTTPPTLQSSTPGQTTYYVAQTVDGCQSTRASLTVTVKSIPSAPGVNAASYCNNAQAQPLSASGTNIKWYDAADNFINGTPTPSTNNVGNQTFRATQTINGCESPKATVTITIKPIPGQPGVSNLTYCQDQKDQPAQNIQPLTANGQNLRWYNPDGNSYSGAPTPSVSQTGVFSFQVTQTIDNCESDKATLQVTVKTTPAPTVSKPLVTYCIDEKSVPLEATGEPGSTLHWIDPYGRDTTVPPTPPTLNVNVQPGGDAYYVYQISNGCSSSRSTIKVIVNAIPTLAITGSANVNLGLKTPLHLTFTSNPPFNYTITDGYSGTVTNTTDTTILVLPRGNTTYQVLGVTNSCGVGLPGNPASAVVTVNVPTITTSSLATSTLCVGSSFQVPFTTTGSFTNGNSFRAELISQSDTTKKYEISSGNTQSPVTATLSGTLASGQYYVRVKGSNPDVGVIGTNSPTVLTIRSKPSATLTGTQTIAEGTPANLTIALGGDGPWAISYADSIRSFSAVAATSPATVEVRPARTTTYQLTSISNSCGTGTVSGQAIVSVVVALGIEDHSLDPQINVYPVPTGSTLTVNIDVSLGQNPAILHLIDQSGRSVREFTTRSRQTELDLSGQPAGIYLLRIQVGDRQSVRKILKQ
- a CDS encoding carotenoid biosynthesis protein, with the translated sequence MPLNAPTADRYYSTIRTVLLLAYLGGIIGLQLPFSATYFKPLTPYILTLSLLILLLYHTDWQPAFGFYILFASLTSYAVEVLGVQTGTIFGWYTYGTGLGSKLWSVPPAIGINWLILSYCCGSVFDRLPISVPAKIGLASTTMVILDMCIEPVAEKLDFWTWQEHIAPLQNYVAWWLISAVLLGVWYRLPFRKENRLAKWLLALQFIFFLGQILFMFI
- a CDS encoding superoxide dismutase, whose product is MAFVLDPLPYPSDSLEPNIDKQTMEIHHDKHHNAYVTNLNNAIAGTELENKSIEDLLKTVSQAPVAVRNNGGGHYNHTLFWNTISGSGGGQPTGDLANAINEKFGSYDAFKTEFTKAATTRFGSGWAWLIVTEDGSLAVTSTPNQDNPLMDIADVKGFPIIGLDVWEHAYYLKYQNRRPDYIAAYFNVVDWNAAEKRYQQGKQA